In Aptenodytes patagonicus chromosome 22, bAptPat1.pri.cur, whole genome shotgun sequence, one DNA window encodes the following:
- the INKA2 gene encoding PAK4-inhibitor INKA2, giving the protein MDRHLRRLKQELLSMKEVGDGLHEQMNCMMGALQELKLLQVQTALEQLDISGSRSTVSGIEQHQRCQSSRDVPGARQDERLRREASVEERSPTSLACAMPRPVGLPHPAAFPKGSHPRDTPSSFRSLCGEDVYHPKGPSSASIRAEHVRPRTFEPSSQGTAGGWPACRECPGCDDGHDWTSSLMSQSRNRQPLVLGDNIFADLVGNWLDLPELDKKGEKSEESLSVSRSQELCRKFSLTANIFKKFLRSVRPDRDRLLKEKPCWLPPEDKQPEISKRPKKMNKLKGTFYFPLHGNIQSHHSKVERCPKAESNSEKPKIGTKKIHDTIDYTQSGFDINTAVWV; this is encoded by the coding sequence CTATCCATGAAGGAGGTCGGAGACGGGCTGCACGAGCAGATGAACTGCATGATGGGTGCACTGCAGGAGCTGAAACTCCTCCAGGTCCAGACAGCTTTGGAGCAGTTGGACATCTCAGGGAGCCGAAGCACCGTTTCTGGCATTGAGCAGCACCAGCGCTGCCAAAGCAGCAGAGATGTGCCTGGGGCCCGGCAGGATGAGCGACTGCGGAGGGAGGCATCAGTGGAGGAGCGCAGCCCCACATCCCTCGCGTGTGCCATGCCACGGCCGGTGGGTTTGCCCCATCCCGCTGCGTTCCCGAAGGGCAGCCATCCTAGAGACACCCCCTCCTCCTTCAGGAGCCTCTGTGGTGAGGATGTTTATCACCCAAAAGGACCTTCCTCCGCTTCCATCAGAGCGGAGCATGTCCGCCCAAGGACATTCGAACCCAGTAGCCAAGGCACGGCTGGGGGGTGGCCGGCATGCCGGGAGTGCCCGGGGTGTGACGATGGCCATGACTGGACATCCTCCCTAATGTCCCAGAGCAGAAATCGGCAGCCGCTGGTCTTGGGGGATAACATCTTTGCAGACTTGGTTGGGAACTGGTTGGATCTTCCAGAGCTGGATAAGAAGGGGGAGAAGAGCGAGGAGTCCCTGTCCGTGAGCAGAtcccaggagctctgcaggaaGTTCTCCCTCACAGCCAACATCTTCAAGAAGTTCCTGAGGAGCGTTCGGCCAGACCGAGACAGGCTTCTCAAGGAGAAACCTTGCTGGCTTCCACCTGAAGACAAACAGCCTGAAATTTCTAAGAGACCCAAAAAGATGAACAAACTCAAGGGGACATTTTACTTCCCACTTCATGGGAACATCCAGAGCCATCACAGCAAAGTGGAGAGGTGCCCAAAGGCAGAAAGCAATAGCGAGAAACCCAAAATTGGCACCAAGAAAATCCACGATACCATAGACTACACCCAGTCCGGGTTCGACATCAATACAGCTGTTTGGGTCTGA